Sequence from the Haloarcula sp. CBA1127 genome:
CCCCTGATAGCCGAAGCAGGCGACGCACCCACTTGATGGCGTCCGACCGGCCCTCCAATTCCTCTAGGTGGTCTTCGTCGGGGTCATCTTTGACCTTCTCATCACGGATGTCAGCTTTGATCTCGTCGCGACTGTCGATAAGTGCTGGAGAACGTCGACGAGGTGACTTTGCTTATCACAGATTGAATATCCCAGCTCGGGGACGTCCTCACGCTCTCGATGGCACTCACACCGGATGACATCTGGCGAAACGTTGCTGGTACAGATGATGTTCGGGTAGAGGCTGGAGAAGTCGAGTTCGTGTACGTCCTCGTGTAACTCGACATCCGGAGCGAATATGAACCCGCCCCGGTCGCCGTCGTGAAGCGTCCCCATCGGCTTGAAGAATTCGTGTCGCCAGGAGTTCCACGGTGTCAGTACGCCTCGGTCGTGTGCCTCGCACACCTGGATCGCCGTGAGGACGTTCCCGATCGACGCCCACGCGAGTCCCTAGATGGGCTTGCGGGACTGTTCGACTAGACCGAGGACGTCCTCGAGGTTCGTTTCCCCGAAGAAGAAGGTGTTCGACTGGTCGATGATGGCCCGCCCCGGCACGTTGTAGCGAGCCGGAGAGTGCCCAACCTGTCCGTAACTGGCGTATGTGGACTGGCTGGCGAGTTGTTGATAATCCACCCCGGGCCACCGGCTTAACGAAAAATCGGCGTCGACCCGGTCGGCCATTTCGTAGAGTGTGGGGATGATTTCGCTCGTCGAAACGACCAGGATATCCGGGTCAATGTTGACGAGTACCTCTTGGACTGTGGCAAGCAACGCGGCAGTGTCTCCTCTGACAGTCTCGCTCCCGATGGAAATTTTTCTGTACCCCACTCACCGCTTGGATGGAACAACTCTGACGTACTGAGCAGACGGGGCTTGAGGGTATGCATTGAGAGCGCCAGTCTCAACTACTGTCGTGTGTCCTGAAGTTGAGACTACAGCGGGTTTAGCGGGGCTCTGATGCGTGGTTTCGGCCGATCCAGTGAACGGAAACTGACTCAGATTGCTCTCCAAACGGCCAATCTTGTTGAACCACCATCCATACACGCGAATTTCGACGACTTCCGATAGCGTAGCCACTCAAAGTCGCTCAATTACGGGGAGGAGTCTCCTCTCTACCCGATTCCAGTTTCCTTCTTCAACAGCGTTAGCGTATTGTCCGCTGTCACGATTGGCGAGTGTTCATACTCACCGGTCAACTCTACCTGCACGAGCAGATCAACCGCTCGCCAGATTGAGTACAACAGACATGCGAACGCGAAGTAGAAGAATCGAAGCCCAAAATACTTCGAGGTCGTTGCAGCCATGAACCGCTTAATCGACCTGTAGCCGCTTTCTATCTCCCACCGATACCCGTACTCAGTGAGGAAGCCACTACCGCGATTGGACATGAACACTGAGTACTGCCGGTGATCATCATGCTCAGCGTCTTCTTTCCGTCGGTAGATCAACGCCGTCTCGTGCCATTCGTTCTTCCCGAGATGCAGTTTCCTGTCGGTCTCGTATCGGTCTTGACCCCGCTGGAGCCGCCGGTGGGCAGCCGATCGCGAGAGTCTGACAAGTTAGTACCCAAGCCGAGAGGACATCGAGTAATAAGTCCACTTCCCGAATCCTTGGTGGATCTACAGGCGGAACAGGCCGAGTGCCGTGGGGCTTGACCCCGAGGCGGTTCACTCCATTCTAGACATCTGGATTCTCTCAACCAGTACTCTATCGATATCGTCATACTCGATTGTTTGACCGCCATGAGTCTCCGTGAACCGTACAGCCTCGTCGGTTTCAGAAAACGGAATAAGATCTGGTCCCATGCCACCCATCACATCTGTCTCAACGGCGTAGGTGAGGTCAGTCGCGTCCGCAAAAGTGTCCGGTGCGGTCGGCGCTGGCATCTTTTTTCGCTCAGTGTTCTCCGGGATCTCCCAGTCGATGCGGGAGTAGTCCGTGACGTACACTGCGGTCGCTTCCGCACCGTCGTCCACCATGTCGAAGTGATAGGGAAAGAGCCCGTGGGCGAGTGTGTGGAACCACGCGAGGTGTGCTGTCTCTTCAGTATCTTCGCCGGGTCCCTGACGGGGTTCCGGCTGTGCGTCGGCGTAGAAAACCTGTCCGTTCGGCCCGCCGTGGTCTCCGATCACCATTCCACCGTAATAATCTGGTTTTTGTCCGGACAGTGCTATCGGCTTGGGTGCCGCTTCGGTACTACTACCCAGACACCCGGTGAGACCCATCGCGATCCCCGCCCCAAGTGCGTGGACAGCACGTCGACGCGATATCAATCGGTGGTCAGACTCGCAACCCATGGACTTACCTTCGGCCACGCACGCAATACCGTTCTGGTGCGGTCATCGAACGTCGTCTCTTCACCGCGGCGAGCTCCGCACAGAACGCGTCAGTGACCCATAGCGCCGAGCGCCATCAGTCCGTGTGCGAAGAGCACGTGCTCCAGTATCACGAAGACGGGACTGAGCAGCCGGTGGACGCGACAACAAGGTGCTCCGAAATGATGGGATTCCGACGGTCGAGTTCGGCTTCGGCACCCGGACGGTGCACGGAACCGACGAGTACACGACATCCGAGGCCCTGGTTTGAAACGTCATCAACTACGGAACACTCCTTGTCCTGTACGAGCAACGTACGAGCACTAACCAATGATTGCAGCTATTGGAGGGGCCACAGTCGCGCTGATGACGCTCGTTATTCTGATCGCCGGGACGACGAACGGACTCGCTGGATTCGGGTTCGCCCTCGTCGGGACGATGGCACTTGCGACGGTGATCGACCCAGCAACGGCAGTTGTGTTCATGATCATCCCTATTCTCGCGGTGAATCTCTCACTGGTGCGTGATCTCACCCGGGAAGAGCTTCGAACCTGTAGTCGACGGTTTGGACCACTCATCGGGGCGGCGCTGGTCGGCACGGTTGTCGGGATGGCGGCCCTCAGTAGTATTCCGACCGGGCCCTTGCGTGTCGGCCTCGGGCTATTGACTCTCGGCTTCGTCGCGACCACTCAGCAGCGGATCCCCCTCCCAGAGTGGTCGTCAGGTGGGATCAGTACGTTCGCTCAAACGCGAGTTGGGATGCTCGGTGTTGGCGGCATCTCGGGACTGTTGTTCGGCGGGACAAATGTTGGTGTCCAACTGATCGCGTATCTTCGGAGCTTCGACCTCTCACACGGATTATTTGTCGGCGTCGTCGCGCTTGTATTCCTAGGACTCAACGGAATCCGTGTTGGTGTGGCGGGTCTGTTCGGGCTATACCCGAGCAGAACTGTTCTGTTTGCGTCTGTCGTCGCTGCTATCCCGGCCGTCACTGGAGTCGCTGTAGGGAAGCGCCTTCGAGTCACCGCCAGCGAGCGCTCTCGCAGACTCGTCGTGCTGGGACTGCTTATCGTGGTGGGGATTCGTCTGGTAGGCGGCGGGGTTGGAATAATCTAAATATCGATGTCAGTATTTCAGTCCATATCCGTTCAAGCGAATAGGTTCGCCGTCTGGCATCAATAAATGAGATACGTAGCTTGACAAGCCCGTTCTCTTCGAGTTGGATGGGTTCATAACAAACGGTTCGCACTGGAAGAAGTTTGGAATCCATCCGGTCAGCAGCTATCTCTTCGATTTCGTCGAACAGTGC
This genomic interval carries:
- a CDS encoding nitrous oxide reductase accessory protein NosL, producing MGCESDHRLISRRRAVHALGAGIAMGLTGCLGSSTEAAPKPIALSGQKPDYYGGMVIGDHGGPNGQVFYADAQPEPRQGPGEDTEETAHLAWFHTLAHGLFPYHFDMVDDGAEATAVYVTDYSRIDWEIPENTERKKMPAPTAPDTFADATDLTYAVETDVMGGMGPDLIPFSETDEAVRFTETHGGQTIEYDDIDRVLVERIQMSRME
- a CDS encoding sulfite exporter TauE/SafE family protein, encoding MIAAIGGATVALMTLVILIAGTTNGLAGFGFALVGTMALATVIDPATAVVFMIIPILAVNLSLVRDLTREELRTCSRRFGPLIGAALVGTVVGMAALSSIPTGPLRVGLGLLTLGFVATTQQRIPLPEWSSGGISTFAQTRVGMLGVGGISGLLFGGTNVGVQLIAYLRSFDLSHGLFVGVVALVFLGLNGIRVGVAGLFGLYPSRTVLFASVVAAIPAVTGVAVGKRLRVTASERSRRLVVLGLLIVVGIRLVGGGVGII